Genomic DNA from Acidisoma sp. PAMC 29798:
CGATACCGGTCTCGCGCGAGCGGAAGACGCGGCTCACGAAGGACCGTTGAACCCGGCCACCACTGGGCTGAACCGCACTCATGCGATCCCGCCGCCGTCTTGGCTCGGTGTGCGACTATTCTTCGTCAATGAAACCCCTCCCCGTCACTCTGTACTGCCCGGGGTTTCATCCCACGGTGGATTTCTTCAGTCCGCGAACTGCGCCACGGTATGCATCACGGTATAGCGGCAGAACGGATGGCGGCAAGCCCGTAACAATGAAGCGGCCGGTCAGAGTAAACAGAACAAAATTCGGGGACGCGCACAGATGAGCGAAAGTCGCCTGGCGTATCGTCTCGTCGCTAAAACACCATCGCCACAAGAACGAGCAGCACCACGCATTCCGTGAGCTGCTCAGCCGCGCCGAGGGTGTCGCCCGTATAGCCGCCGAGCATCCGCCGCCCGAGGGCGGCCATGCCGAAGACCACCACCACCGCCCCGATGACCGCCGCGAGAGCATGATGCGGCGTCACGAGCAGGAGGCAGACCAGGGCGGCGATCAGCCAGCCGGCGCCGATGCGCGCGCGATCGGGCACGCCGAGGCTCGCGGCCAATCCGTTCGCCCGCGCGGCGGCTGACAGCAGCAGCACGCCGGGCATGGCGGCGCGGCCCAGAACGGCCGCCGTGATCAGGATCGCCGCCACCACGCGGGGCTCGGCGATTTGCGTGATCGTGAAGACGCGCAGGCCGACGGAGCCGATCAGCGCCAAGGCGCCAAAGCTGCCGATGCGGCTGTCCTTCATGATGGCGAGCCGCCGCTCGGGCGTGGCGCCACCGCCGATGCCATCGGCGGTATCGGCCAAGCCGTCCTCATGCAGCGCCCCGGTGATCGCGGTCATCGCCAAGACGGCCAGCAAGGCGCCGATCAGGGGCCAGAGATGGCAGCGCAGGGCGAGGGCGTAGACGCCGGCACCGATGGCACCGACCACCAGGCCGACCAGCGGCCAGACCCAGATGGAACGGCCCAGCGGCGAGCCCTGAATGCCGCGCGGCATCGGCAGTCGCGTCAGCAGGCCGAAGCCCGCGATCAGATCGGCCCGCGCCTCCTGCCAGCGGATCATGAGCCGTCTGCCACGCCGGCTTCGGCGAATGTCGCCATGCCCGCGTGACAGGCGAGTGCGGAACGCAGGAGATTGACGGCGAGCGTCGCGCCCGAGCCCTCCCCCAGGCGCATGTCGAGGTCGAGAAGCGCGGGGCGGTCGAGAATGCGAACAAGGCGCCGATGCCCGGCCTCGGCCGAAACATGGCCGATGAGGGTGTGATCCAAGCCACCCGGCATCAGCTTGGCAAGCGCCGCGGCCGCGGCGGAGCAAACGAAACCATCGAGCAGCACGGGAATGCTGTGGCGCCGCGCAGCGATGGTGGCGCCCAGAATGGCCGCCGTCTCCCGCCCACCCAGGCGGCGGGCGACTTGCCAAGGATCGGCGAGGTGATCGGCATGCAGGGCGAGCGCCCGGTCCACCACCGCCGCCTTGCGAGCGACGCCTTCGGCATCCAGGCCGGTGCCGCGCCCGGCCCAATCGGCCCCCGTGCCACCGAACAGCGCGGCGGCCAGCGCCGCCGCCGCCGTGGTATTGCCGATCCCCATTTCACCGAGGCACAGCAGATCGGTGCCCGGCACCACGGCATCGAACCCGGCATTAACCGCCTTGAGGAACTCGCCCTCGGTCATCGCCGGCTCTTGCGTGAAGTCGGCGGTCGGCTGGTCGAGGGACAGCGGCACGACGGAGAGCTTGGCTCCGGCGATGGCCGCGATCTGGTTGATGGCGGCACCGCCGGTCTGGAAATTCGCCACCATCTGCACGGTGACCTCGACGGGAAAGGACGAAACGCCCTGCGCCGTCACGCCATGATTGCCGGCAAAAATGACGACATCGACCTGGTCGAGCCGCGGCATGTCGCGCCGCTGCCAGCGGGCCAGCCAACCGACCACCTCCTCCAGCCGGCCGAGGCTGCCGGGCGGCTTGGTCAGCCGCGCCTGCCGCTGCGCCACGGCATCGGCCGCCGCCTCATCAGCACCGGGCAGGCCGTGGAGCAGATCGGAGAGGTGATTGAAGCGGAGCGTGGTCATCAGGCGGCGTCCTCTTGGGCGATCAGGTGGAAGAAGCTGCCGGACACGCGGCCACGCCGGCTGCCGGCCGGGCCGAGATCGGCGCCGACGCCGTCGGCCAGATGGGCGAAGGGCGCATCGGTCCCGGCGTGGGAGACGGTGGCGTAATGGAATTCATGGCCGCGCAGGATGGCGTCCGTCTCGATCAGCCGAGCACGGCGGTAGCCTAGATGCAGTTTGCGGCGCGCGAAACTCGTCTCATGGTCGAGAAGGTTCAGCATCTCATGCGAGTGTCCGGCGGCATCCGTCAGAGCGCGGCCGAGCATCATATAGCCGCCGCACTCCCCATGCACGGCGCGCGTTTCGGCGAAATGCCGCACGCCGCGCCGAAACCCCTCGGCGGCGGCGAGCGCGGGACCGTGCAACTCCGGATATCCACCCGGCAGCCAGCAGGCGTCGGCATCTTCGGCCGGGGCTTCGTCGGCCAGGGGCGAGAAGTATGAAATCTCGGCCCCAGCTCGGCGCCAACCCTCCAGCAGATGCGGATAGAGGAAGGAAAACGCGTCGTCCCGTGCCACCGCCACGCGCTGGCCCGGTGGCGGAACCGCCGTGGCTTTGGCGGCGGCGACCGTGATCGGCGCCGCCATGGCCTGAATCGCCGTGAGTTCGAGACGCGCCTCGGCGAGATCAGCGAGATGGTCGAACCGCGCCGCGAGGTCGGAGAATTCGCCGGCCTGGACCAGGCCGAGGTGGCGTTCGGGCAGCGAAACGCTCGGGTCGCGCAGAAGGGCGCCGAGCACGGGCAGGCCGATGGCGGCCATGGCGGGGCGGATACCGGCCTCATGCTTGGGACTGCCGAGGCGATTGAGGATGGTGCCGGCGATGGTCACGCCCGGCTCGAACTCCATGAAGCCGCGCGCGGTCGCGGCTGCGGTTTGTGACTGGCCGGAGACGTCCATCACGAGCACCACAGGAAGGCCCCACCGCGCCGCGAGGTCCGCCGCACGCCCCGCCTGCCCAGGCGCACCCACGCCGTCGAACAACCCCATGGAGGCCTCGATCAGCACAAGGTCGGCGGTTTCGGCGACCGACCCGATCAGCCCATCCAGCACCGCCGGCGGCATCGCCCAGCTGTCGAGGTTGAAGGCCGGGCGCCCCGTCGCCGCTGCGTGGAAGGCAGGATCGATATAGTCGGGGCCGGACTTCATCACTGCCACCGCGACGCCCCGCCGGCGATAGGCGGCGGCGAGCGCCAGCGTGACGGTCGTCTTTCCCGATCCCGAACGCGGTGCGGCGAGGATGAGGCCCTTCATCGCAGTTCCGGTTGGAGCTGGGCGATGAGGTCGTAAATGCGGCGCCGCATCGCGACGATGCCGCCGATTACGATCAGGGCGGGCGATTCCTCATCCGCCGTGCCGACGACCTCGGCGATATGGCCGAGATCGGTCACCGTCACATGCTGCTCGGGCGTCGTCGCATTAAGGATCAGAGCCGCCGGAAGCCCGCTCGCCATGCCGCCCGCCATCAGTCGACGGGCGATGGTGCCGATGCGGCGGGCGCCCATGTAGAGGACAATGGGCTGGCCGAGGCTCGCCATCGCCTCCCAGTTCAGGCTCGCATGCTGCGATTCCGCGCCATGACCGGTGGCGAAGATCACGGCCTGGTTGATGCCGCGCATCGTCGCCGGAATCAGCGCGGCGGCGAGGCCCGCAACGCCCGCCGTCATGCCCGGAATGACTCGAAACGGAATCCCGGCTTCGGCCAGGGCGAGAATTTCCTCCCCACCTCGCCCGAAGACGAAGGGATCGCCACCCTTCAAGCGCAGCACCCGCCGTCCCGCGCGCGCCTGGGCGATCAACTCATTGGAAATGCTGGTTTGCTCGGAAGATGGCCGGCCGCATCGCTTGCCGGCATGGATCAGCTCCGTGCCCGGTTTGGCCAGGGCCAAGACGCTGTCACTCACCAGCGCGTCATGCAGCACGACTTCGGCCTGGGCGAGGCCGGCAATGGCATGGAGGGTCAGGTGACCGGCATCGCCTGGGCCCGCGCCGGCCAGCCAAACATGGCCGCCTGCGAAGACCGGCACCTCTCCCATCAGGCGCGTCAGCGCGTCCTCGACCGTCATCATCCGTCTTCACCGTGACTCGCGCGCCGAGCCTCTCTAGTTTCTAGCGGGTGGAAACCTCCCCCCTTCGTCGCGGCTGGACCACAGGCGCCTGTGCCGCCGCCGCCGTCCGCGCCGCCGCCGAAGCGCTGCGCAGCGGCATCTTCCCCGATCCGGTGACGATCCGTCTGCCCGGTGGCAGCAGCGTCGCCTTCGCCCTGGCCGAAACGTCGTTGCGGGATGGTCATGCCATGGCCGCCATCGTCAAGGACGCGGGTGACGACCCAGACGTCACGCATGGGGCGCTGATTCGCGTGACCGTGGCAGCGGGCGCGGCGCAATCCGGCCTTGTGTTCCGGGCGGGCGAAGGCGTCGGCACCGTCACCCTGCCCGGTCTGCCGATCCCGCCGGGCGAGCCGGCCATCAATCCCGTGCCACGCCGCATGATCGCCGATGCGCTGGCCGAAGTCTTTGGCGCCGGCGGCGATTGGGTGGTGGAAGTGTCCATTCCCGGCGGCGAGGCGCTGGCCGAACAGACCTTGAACGGGCGCCTCGGCATTCGCGGAGGCTTGTCCATTCTCGGCACGACGGGGATTGTGATTCCGTTCTCCTGCGCTGCCTGGATCGACAGCATCTGTCGCGGGATCGACGTCGCGCGCGCCACCGGCCTCGCCCACGTCATCGCTGCGACCGGCCGCACGTCGGAACTGGCGGCTCAAGCCCGATACGGCCTGCCGGATCTGTCCCTGATCGACATGGGGGATTTCGCCGGCGGCACGCTGAAATATCTGCGGCGGCATCCGGTGGCGCGCGTCACCCTCGCGGGCGGATTGGCGAAAATGACCAAGCTGGCCCAGGGCCGGCTCGATCTGCATTCCAAGCGCGGCGGCGTGGATAGCGCCGCGTTGGCAGAGCTCGCTGCCGAACTCGGCGCAGATGCAGACCTGGCGCAGCGGATCGCCGAGGCGAATACCACCGCACTGGCGTTTGAATTTGCGGGCAAGATTCCTCTCGCCGCCACCATTGCCGCGCGCGCTCATGCGGTCGCGATGGAGGTTCTGGGCGAGGCGCCCATCGCACTCGACGTTCTGATGATCGACCGCGACGGTCATGTTATCGCCGGTCATCCAGCCCCCTGAAGCGGCGAAGATAGTCCGCGTCATAAAGGGCGCTTTCGCGGAAATCCTCTGGTCCCAGCGCGGCGCCGACAAAAATTAGCGCTGTGCGGGCGACGGGCGCCGCCGCATGCAGCATGACGATGGTGTGCAACGTGCCGGTGATGATCTGCTCGTCCGGCCAGCTTGCCCGTGCGACGATCGCCACCGGGCAATCCGCACCGTAATGCGGCAGCAGGGCCGCAGCCACCTCCTCCAGCCGATGAATGGCGAGATGGATCGCGAGCGTCGCGCCCGTCGCGGCGAAGGCCGCCAGGGTTTCGCCCGGCGGCATGGGCGAGGCGCGGCCATCGATGCGCGTCAGCACCACGCTCTGGGCGAGACCGGGCACCGTCAGTTCGCGGCCGAGGAGGGCGGCGGCGGCGGAAAAGGCCGGCACGCCGGGGGTCATGGTCCAGGCAATGCCGCGGCGGTCGAGCCGCCGCGTCTGCTCCGCCACCGCGCTATAGATCGAGAGATCGCCGGAATGCAGCCGCGCGACATCCTGCCCGGCGCGATGCGCGGTGATGTATTCCGCCTCGATCTGGTCGAGGCTGAAGGACGCCGTATCCACCAGTCGGGTGCCCTCGGGGCAATGGGCGAGCATGGCGGTCGGCACGATCGACCCGGCATAGAGGCAGACCGGGCAGCGGGCGAGAATGTCCCGCCCCCGGATCGTCAGCAGGTCGGCGGCACCGGGTCCGGCGCCGATGAAATGGACGGTCATGCCGAGGCCGCCAGAGCGCAGGTGACGCCGCCGCCGACGATGCGCGGCAGAACCAGCCGTGACTGCGGGCCAGCCGCGAAAAGCGCCGCCGCCTCAGCGACGCAGGACAATCCGACTTCGGTCTCGGCGCGGGCGGAGCGGGTCTGGCAACGGCCTTGCTCGCCCTTCAGCGCCGCATGGTCGATCCAGGTGATCGGGAGGTCGAGTGCTCGCGCCGCTTCGGCGATACCCGACTCGTGCTGCCGGAAGACCGGCACGGCCAGCGCGTCGATCCGCCTGCCCTCCGCAGCATGCGTGACAAGGGCGACGACAGCCTCCGACGAGACGCCGGTGCGGCAACCGATACCCGCTACTATCAAGGTTTTACAGCCCGATATTGCAGCACTGTGCGCGCCGGAGCGAAGCCCTGCATCGGGCCGATCGGCTCAAGCCGTTCGATGCCTATGCGCGTCAACCGACCGCCCCATTCAGCCTGCCGCTGCATCATCACCCGCTCCGTCGGAAGTGTCACCGCGTTGATGACCAGCCGACCGCCGGGCCGTAAGACCGACCAGCACTGCATTGATAGTGCAGGATTAGAGGAACCCCCGCCGATGAAGATCGCGTCCGGCGGCGTGAGACCGTCCAGCACCTCCGGCGCTCGTCCCTGCTTCACCACAAGCGCCGGCACACCCAAGGCAAGCGCATTGCGCATCACGCGCTCCGCGCGATCCGGTCGGGCCTCAATGGCGATGGTGCGGTTGGCCGGGTGGCGCAGCATCCATTCGATGCCCACCGAGCCCGACCCCGCGCCGATGTCCCACAAGACCTCGCCGCGCTTGGGGGCCAGCGCCGCGATCGTCAGCGCCCGGATTTCCTGCTTGGTGATCTGGCCATCGGTTTCGAACCAATCCTCATCGAGCCCGGCAGACAGTGACATTGCCGGGCCGCCGACGACTTCCAAAGCCATCAGGTTGAGCGGATCCGGCTGTATGCCTTTGAAAGTCGATACTTTTTCTGCAGGACCGCCGAGGGATTCCAACACAGTCATGCGGGTTTCCGAGAAACCCCAGGATGCGAGCAGGAGCGCGACGGCGGCGGGCGTGGTGGCATCAGCCGACAGGGCCAGAATCTGCGCACCGGGCTGCAACAGCGGACGCAGCGCCTCCAGCGGACGACCACAGAAGGAGATCGTCTCGACATCCTGAAACGACCAGCCGAGCCGGGCGCAGGCGAGGGAAAAGGCCGAAGGTGCTGGAATCACAACATACTCCCCCATCAGCACATGCCGCGCGAGGGTGCTGCCGATGCCGAAGCAGAAGGGATCGCCTGAGGCGAGCACCGCAACCGCGCTGCCGCGCCGCGCCAGGATCACCGGGATCGCCTCGACCAAGGGTATCGGCCAGGCCAAACGCTCGCTCTGGATCAGGCTGTCAGCCAGCGCCAGATGCCGGTGACCGCCGACCACGAGGTCCGCCGCGACGATGGCGGAGCAAGCAAGGGGGGACAGGCCCTCGACACCATCCTCCCCGATGCCGACAATCGTCAGCCATGGCCGATCCCCCATCATTGCGCCTGCTCATTCTGGGCGGCACGACCGAAGCCGCTGGCCTCTCGCGGCTGCTGGTGGATCAGGCGTGGCTGGCGCCGATCCTCTCCCTCGCCGGGCGAACGCGCGCGCCGGTGCTGCCGCCGATCCCCAGCCGCATCGGCGGTTTCGGCGGTGCCGAGGGCCTCGCCGCCTATCTCGGCGCCACGCCCATCGATGTGCTGATCGATGCCACCCATCCCTTCGCCGCCCGTATCTCCGCCAATGCCGAAATCGCCTGCGCGGCGGTGGGTGTGCCGAGGTTGGTGCTGCAACGGCCGGGCTGGACCGCCGGTCCCGGCGATAACTGGCGCATGGTGGCGAGCGTGGCCGATGCCGCCGAGGCTTTGGGTGCCGCGCCGCGCCGCGTGTTCCTGACCATCGGGCGGCAGGACCTGCTGCCCTTCCAGGCCGCTGCCCATCACCGTTATCTCATCCGCAGCGTCGATGCGCCCGACGCCGCTTTGCTGCCGCCGCATGCCGAGATCATCACCGGGCGTGGGCCCTTCGATGAGGCGGCGGAGCGCGCGCTGCTGCACGATATCGACGTGCTCGTGACCAAGAATTCCGGCGGGGACGATGCCAAGCTCCGCGCTGCGCGCGCCCTCGGCCTGCCGGTCATCCTGGTGGAACGGCCCGCCGCGCCCATGGGTGAGCGGGTGGCGACGCCGGCCGAGGCGCTGATCTGGCTGCGCGCTCATGCCGAAACCTTGGCGGCGGCACGGGGCGCATAGAGCCAGTCCCTGCCCTCGCGGCGCGCGATCCGTCGCGTCTCGGCCGTGCCGATGAGCACCAGGGTCCGCATATCGGCACGGGCCGAGTCGGCCTCGGCGAGGCTCAGGATGTCGAGACGCTCGTCGGGCCGGCTGACAGCGGTGGCGAAAACGACCGGCGTTTCCCCAGGCAGGATCGTCCGCAGATGGTCGAGCGCGGCGCCCAATTGCCAGGGCCGCGCGCGGGAAATGGGGTTGTAGAGCGCGAGGGCGAAGCCGGCAGTCGCCGCCGCACCGATGCGGCTCAGCACCAGCGCCCAGGGTTTCAGATTATCGGACAGCGAGACGACCGCGAAATCATGCCCCAGCGGCGCGCCCAGCCGGGCGGCGGCGGCGAGCATCGCCGAAATGCCGGGCACGACGGTGATGTCGAGCGCCCGCCATTCGGGCGGCCCGGTATCGATCGCCTCGAACACCGCGCTCGCCATGGCGAAGACGCCGGGATCGCCGCCGGACACGATGCCGACGATCTTGCCCGTCAGGGCCAGCGCCAACGCGGTGCCGGCGCGGGCCAGTTCCTCGCGATTGTCCGAGGCATGGCGTGTCACGCCGGCCCGTTCCGGGATGCGGTCGATGTAGGGAAAATAGCCGAAGAGGTCGGTGCAGAGATCCAGCGCCGCCCGCGCCTCGCCGGTCAGCAGCGACGGATCGCCGGGACCAAGCCCAATGACGAAGACCCGGCCGGTCAAAGCTCTGCTCGATATCGTAGGGCGGAAAAGCGAAGCGTATTCCGCCGAATCAGGGGGCCGGCGGATTTCGCTGCACTCTTCCGCCCTACGAGAGACTTGGTCAACGCACCCTCTGCCGACCCGGCACCAGGATCATCGAAAAATATGGCGCACCGTCATCGGCGATTTCCGCGAGGGGCAAGATGCGCGATCCCACCATGGTGCCGCGCTCGCAATAAACAGCGCGCTCGGC
This window encodes:
- the cobJ gene encoding precorrin-3B C(17)-methyltransferase, with protein sequence MTGRVFVIGLGPGDPSLLTGEARAALDLCTDLFGYFPYIDRIPERAGVTRHASDNREELARAGTALALALTGKIVGIVSGGDPGVFAMASAVFEAIDTGPPEWRALDITVVPGISAMLAAAARLGAPLGHDFAVVSLSDNLKPWALVLSRIGAAATAGFALALYNPISRARPWQLGAALDHLRTILPGETPVVFATAVSRPDERLDILSLAEADSARADMRTLVLIGTAETRRIARREGRDWLYAPRAAAKVSA
- the cobS gene encoding adenosylcobinamide-GDP ribazoletransferase; the encoded protein is MIRWQEARADLIAGFGLLTRLPMPRGIQGSPLGRSIWVWPLVGLVVGAIGAGVYALALRCHLWPLIGALLAVLAMTAITGALHEDGLADTADGIGGGATPERRLAIMKDSRIGSFGALALIGSVGLRVFTITQIAEPRVVAAILITAAVLGRAAMPGVLLLSAAARANGLAASLGVPDRARIGAGWLIAALVCLLLVTPHHALAAVIGAVVVVFGMAALGRRMLGGYTGDTLGAAEQLTECVVLLVLVAMVF
- the cobM gene encoding precorrin-4 C(11)-methyltransferase, which produces MTVHFIGAGPGAADLLTIRGRDILARCPVCLYAGSIVPTAMLAHCPEGTRLVDTASFSLDQIEAEYITAHRAGQDVARLHSGDLSIYSAVAEQTRRLDRRGIAWTMTPGVPAFSAAAALLGRELTVPGLAQSVVLTRIDGRASPMPPGETLAAFAATGATLAIHLAIHRLEEVAAALLPHYGADCPVAIVARASWPDEQIITGTLHTIVMLHAAAPVARTALIFVGAALGPEDFRESALYDADYLRRFRGLDDRR
- a CDS encoding cobyrinate a,c-diamide synthase, which gives rise to MKGLILAAPRSGSGKTTVTLALAAAYRRRGVAVAVMKSGPDYIDPAFHAAATGRPAFNLDSWAMPPAVLDGLIGSVAETADLVLIEASMGLFDGVGAPGQAGRAADLAARWGLPVVLVMDVSGQSQTAAATARGFMEFEPGVTIAGTILNRLGSPKHEAGIRPAMAAIGLPVLGALLRDPSVSLPERHLGLVQAGEFSDLAARFDHLADLAEARLELTAIQAMAAPITVAAAKATAVPPPGQRVAVARDDAFSFLYPHLLEGWRRAGAEISYFSPLADEAPAEDADACWLPGGYPELHGPALAAAEGFRRGVRHFAETRAVHGECGGYMMLGRALTDAAGHSHEMLNLLDHETSFARRKLHLGYRRARLIETDAILRGHEFHYATVSHAGTDAPFAHLADGVGADLGPAGSRRGRVSGSFFHLIAQEDAA
- the cobT gene encoding nicotinate-nucleotide--dimethylbenzimidazole phosphoribosyltransferase, whose translation is MTTLRFNHLSDLLHGLPGADEAAADAVAQRQARLTKPPGSLGRLEEVVGWLARWQRRDMPRLDQVDVVIFAGNHGVTAQGVSSFPVEVTVQMVANFQTGGAAINQIAAIAGAKLSVVPLSLDQPTADFTQEPAMTEGEFLKAVNAGFDAVVPGTDLLCLGEMGIGNTTAAAALAAALFGGTGADWAGRGTGLDAEGVARKAAVVDRALALHADHLADPWQVARRLGGRETAAILGATIAARRHSIPVLLDGFVCSAAAAALAKLMPGGLDHTLIGHVSAEAGHRRLVRILDRPALLDLDMRLGEGSGATLAVNLLRSALACHAGMATFAEAGVADGS
- the cbiE gene encoding precorrin-6y C5,15-methyltransferase (decarboxylating) subunit CbiE, producing MMGDRPWLTIVGIGEDGVEGLSPLACSAIVAADLVVGGHRHLALADSLIQSERLAWPIPLVEAIPVILARRGSAVAVLASGDPFCFGIGSTLARHVLMGEYVVIPAPSAFSLACARLGWSFQDVETISFCGRPLEALRPLLQPGAQILALSADATTPAAVALLLASWGFSETRMTVLESLGGPAEKVSTFKGIQPDPLNLMALEVVGGPAMSLSAGLDEDWFETDGQITKQEIRALTIAALAPKRGEVLWDIGAGSGSVGIEWMLRHPANRTIAIEARPDRAERVMRNALALGVPALVVKQGRAPEVLDGLTPPDAIFIGGGSSNPALSMQCWSVLRPGGRLVINAVTLPTERVMMQRQAEWGGRLTRIGIERLEPIGPMQGFAPARTVLQYRAVKP
- a CDS encoding cobalt-precorrin-5B (C(1))-methyltransferase produces the protein METSPLRRGWTTGACAAAAVRAAAEALRSGIFPDPVTIRLPGGSSVAFALAETSLRDGHAMAAIVKDAGDDPDVTHGALIRVTVAAGAAQSGLVFRAGEGVGTVTLPGLPIPPGEPAINPVPRRMIADALAEVFGAGGDWVVEVSIPGGEALAEQTLNGRLGIRGGLSILGTTGIVIPFSCAAWIDSICRGIDVARATGLAHVIAATGRTSELAAQARYGLPDLSLIDMGDFAGGTLKYLRRHPVARVTLAGGLAKMTKLAQGRLDLHSKRGGVDSAALAELAAELGADADLAQRIAEANTTALAFEFAGKIPLAATIAARAHAVAMEVLGEAPIALDVLMIDRDGHVIAGHPAP
- a CDS encoding cobalt-precorrin-6A reductase, producing MADPPSLRLLILGGTTEAAGLSRLLVDQAWLAPILSLAGRTRAPVLPPIPSRIGGFGGAEGLAAYLGATPIDVLIDATHPFAARISANAEIACAAVGVPRLVLQRPGWTAGPGDNWRMVASVADAAEALGAAPRRVFLTIGRQDLLPFQAAAHHRYLIRSVDAPDAALLPPHAEIITGRGPFDEAAERALLHDIDVLVTKNSGGDDAKLRAARALGLPVILVERPAAPMGERVATPAEALIWLRAHAETLAAARGA
- a CDS encoding cobalamin biosynthesis protein; translated protein: MIVAGIGCRTGVSSEAVVALVTHAAEGRRIDALAVPVFRQHESGIAEAARALDLPITWIDHAALKGEQGRCQTRSARAETEVGLSCVAEAAALFAAGPQSRLVLPRIVGGGVTCALAASA
- the cobA gene encoding uroporphyrinogen-III C-methyltransferase; its protein translation is MMTVEDALTRLMGEVPVFAGGHVWLAGAGPGDAGHLTLHAIAGLAQAEVVLHDALVSDSVLALAKPGTELIHAGKRCGRPSSEQTSISNELIAQARAGRRVLRLKGGDPFVFGRGGEEILALAEAGIPFRVIPGMTAGVAGLAAALIPATMRGINQAVIFATGHGAESQHASLNWEAMASLGQPIVLYMGARRIGTIARRLMAGGMASGLPAALILNATTPEQHVTVTDLGHIAEVVGTADEESPALIVIGGIVAMRRRIYDLIAQLQPELR